DNA sequence from the Thauera sedimentorum genome:
GCATTTGCATGTCGGTCATTGCGCCGCGTCCTTAACCCTTGAGGCTGTCCAGATCATCCACGTGGATGGTGCGCAGATTGCGGAACAGCACCACCAGGATCGCCAGGCCGATGGCCGATTCGGCCGCGGCGACGGTAAGGATGAAGAAAACGAACACCTGTCCCGCGAGATCGCCGAGGTAGTGCGAGAAGGCCACGAAGTTCATGTTCACCGCGAGCAGCATCAGCTCGATGGCCATCAACAGCACGATCAGGTTCTTGCGGTTGAGGAAGATGCCGACCACGCCGATGGCGAACAGGATCGCGCCGAGGATGAGGTAATGGGAAAGCGAAAGCATGTTCTTATTCCTTCTCCGCCGGCATCTTCACCAGTTCGACCCGGCCTTCGCGCTTCACCGAGACCTGCTCGTCCGGATTGATGTACTTGAGGCCCTTGCGCTTGCGCAGGGTCAGCGTGACCGCGGCGATCATCGCCACCAGCAGCACCAGCGAGGCGAGTTCGAAGGGATAGACGTACTCGGTGTAGAGCACCATGCCCAGTTCGCGGGTGTTGCTGTAGCCCTCGGCGGCGGCCGGCGGGTTGGGCATGGCGTCCAGGCCGAAGTAGCGTCCGCCCAGCACGATGGCCATTTCCACCACCAGCAG
Encoded proteins:
- a CDS encoding NADH-quinone oxidoreductase subunit J, producing the protein MDFKTFVFYFLGAILVFAALRVITARNPVHAALHLVLAFFTAGGIWLLLQAEFLAIVLVMVYVGAVMVLFLFVVMMLDINLDRLRQGFWSYLPVGALIGVLLVVEMAIVLGGRYFGLDAMPNPPAAAEGYSNTRELGMVLYTEYVYPFELASLVLLVAMIAAVTLTLRKRKGLKYINPDEQVSVKREGRVELVKMPAEKE
- the nuoK gene encoding NADH-quinone oxidoreductase subunit NuoK — translated: MLSLSHYLILGAILFAIGVVGIFLNRKNLIVLLMAIELMLLAVNMNFVAFSHYLGDLAGQVFVFFILTVAAAESAIGLAILVVLFRNLRTIHVDDLDSLKG